A window from Heteronotia binoei isolate CCM8104 ecotype False Entrance Well chromosome 15, APGP_CSIRO_Hbin_v1, whole genome shotgun sequence encodes these proteins:
- the FITM1 gene encoding fat storage-inducing transmembrane protein 1 produces MAEGPEVKKPSSRLATVAGWALILCWGLVRFWSNQLAWLLGAPCLRRAYHLWLAAVVMFGPLLQFYVNPRAIFANHHNFFNIKFVRSAWGWTCIFLGGFILLVVYLASRRPLLTVRHLSRLAVGAGLWLGATETFLLIENLTGYCFDAIPEGILVNNLTDKRTCLRMGHRWHGYDVSGHTFLLTFCCLLMVEETSVFRRYLAQGCPAGIPLRLIFLLNVFLLGLWNFLLACTVVYLYEYSHKVVGAAIATLCWYLTYRVWYRYSWSPGKPGAGLFLKTMPGEAKKRN; encoded by the exons ATGGCGGAGGGACCGGAGGTCAAGAAGCCCTCCTCCCGGCTGGCCACAGTCGCCGGCTGGGCCCTCATCCTTTGCTGGGGCTTGGTGCGCTTTTGGAGCAACCAGCTCGCCTGGCTGCTGGGGGCGCCATGCCTTCGCCGGGCGTACCACCTGTGGCTGGCCGCCGTCGTCATGTTCGGGCCGCTGCTCCAGTTCTACGTGAACCCGCGGGCCATCTTTGCTAACCATCACAACTTCTTTAACAT CAAGTTTGTCCGGTCGGCCTGGGGCTGGACGTGCATCTTCCTGGGGGGCTTCATCCTGCTGGTCGTCTACCTGGCCAGCCGGCGGCCCCTCCTCACGGTGCGCCATCTCAGCCGCCTGGCGGTGGGGGCCGGCCTCTGGCTGGGGGCCACGGAGACCTTCCTGCTCATCGAGAACCTCACGGGCTACTGCTTCGACGCCATCCCCGAGGGCATCTTGGTGAACAACCTGACGGACAAGCGGACCTGCCTGCGCATGGGCCACCGGTGGCACGGCTATGACGTGTCTGGCCACAcgttcctcctcactttctgttgCCTCCTCATGGTGGAAGAGACCTCCGTCTTCCGGCGCTACCTGGCCCAGGGCTGCCCCGCCGGCATCCCCCTGCGCCTCATCTTTCTCCTCAACGTCTTCCTCCTTGGCCTCTGGAACTTCCTCTTGGCTTGTACGGTGGTGTACCTTTACGAATACAGCCACAAAGTGGTGGGGGCCGCCATCGCCACCCTCTGCTGGTACCTCACCTACCGGGTCTGGTACCGCTACTCATGGTCTCCGGGGAAGCCCGGAGCGGGCCTCTTCCTCAAAACGATGCCCGGAGAGGCGAAGAAACGGAATTGA
- the DCAF11 gene encoding DDB1- and CUL4-associated factor 11 yields MGSRSSSNAGSGGRDRQGSWLPRDSGVLRSEEEDDEDEDVDLAQVLAYLLRRGQFHLMQGGGAASVQVVHALSDSDDDSDSAWEGRLGDQYKPTVDLTPDTRGLENNEIKTRIQLATGRLGPGRTDRSIPKLLCQRERGLCHNSSFSPGECSRVVSHFLPNYLTFTDSYSQKAFCGIYSQDGQLFMSACQDQTIRLYNCSSGAFRKFRSIKARDVGWSVLDVAFTPDGAHFLYSSWSNYIHIGNIYGESDTHTALDLRPEERRFAVFSLTVSSDGREVLGGANDSCVYVFDVEQKKRTLKIESHEDDVNAVAFADNSSHILFSGGDDAICKVWDRRTMRECDPKPVGILAGHRDGITFIDSKGDARYLISNSKDQTIKLWDMRKFSGREGLEASRQAVTQQNWDYRWQQVPKKAQRKSKLPGDSSLMTYRGHGVLHTLIRCRFSPAHSTGQQYIYSGCSTGKVVVYDLLTGHIVKKLTEHRACVRDVSWHPYEEKIVSSSWDGNLRLWEYHQTEYDEDAFRHPQQLPGNREPSRPKSFSRASNQ; encoded by the exons ATGGGCTCCCGCAGCAGCAGTAACGCCGGCTCAGGTGGTCGGGATCGCCAGGGCAGCTGGTTGCCGAGGGACTCGGGGGTCCTGCGCAGCGAGGAAGAGGACGACGAAGACGAGGATGTGGATCTGGCCCAGGTACTGGCATATCTACTGCGCAG AGGACAGTTTCATCTGATGCAGGGCGGGGGAGCAGCCAGCGTCCAGGTGGTCCATGCGCTATCCGACTCGGACGACGACAGTGACAGTGCATGGGAAGGGCGGTTGGGAGACCAGTATAAGCCTACAG TGGATTTGACTCCGGACACCCGCGGCCTGGAGAACAACGAGATCAAGACGCGCATCCAGTTGGCGACGGGCAGGCTCGGCCCTGGGCGGACGGACCGCAGTATCCCCAAGCTGCTTTGCCAG AGAGAGCGTGGCCTGTGCCATAACAGCAGCTTCTCCCCTGGGGAATGCTCCCGGGTGGTGTCTCA tTTCCTCCCCAACTACTTGACCTTCACAGACTCCTACTCTCAGAAGGCTTTCTGTGGGATCTATTCCCAGGACGGACAGCTGTTTATGTCAGCTTGTCAAG ACCAGACAATCCGCTTGTACAACTGCTCCTCTGGAGCCTTCCGGAAATTCAGGAGTATCAAAGCGCGGGACGTGGGCTGGAGTGTACTTGACGTCGCCTTCACGCCAGACGGGGCGCACTTCCTTTACTCCAGCTGGTCAAATTACA TTCACATCGGCAATATCTACGGCGAGAGCGACACTCACACGGCCCTGGATCTGAG GCCCGAAGAGCGTCGCTTTGCTGTCTTTTCCCTCACAGTCTCCTCAGACGGACGGGAAGTGCTGGGAGG GGCCAACGACAGCTGCGTCTACGTCTTTGATGTGGAGCAGAAGAAGCGGACGCTCAAG ATCGAGTCCCACGAAGACGACGTGAACGCCGTGGCCTTCGCCGACAACAGCTCCCACATCTTGTTCTCCGGGGGCGACGATGCCATCTGCAAAGTGTGGGACCGGCGCACCATGAGGGAGTGCGACCCCAAGCCAGTGGGCATCCTGGCTGGCCACCGGGACGGCATCACCTTCATAGACAGCAAA GGAGATGCCCGATACCTCATCTCCAACTCCAAGGACCAGACGATTAAGCTATGGGACATGCGGAAGTTCTCAGGCCGCGAGGGGCTGGAAGCGTCCCGCCAAGCCGTCACCCAGCAGAACTGGGATTATCGTTGGCAGCAGGTGCCCAAGAAAG CTCAGCGCAAATCGAAGCTCCCGGGCGACAGTTCGCTCATGACGTACCGAGGCCACGGAGTGCTGCACACTCTGATCCGTTGCCGTTTCTCCCCAGCCCACAGCACCGGGCAGCAGTACATCTATAGCGGCTGCTCGACCGGCAAGGTGGTGG tatatgATCTCCTCACCGGCCATATTGTGAAGAAACTGACCGAACACCGAGCCTGCGTCCGTGACGTCAGCTGGCACCCCTACGAGGAGAAGATAGTCAGCAGCTCG tgGGACGGCAACCTCCGGCTGTGGGAATACCACCAAACAGAATACGACGAAGATGCTTTCCGGCACCCCCAGCAGCTCCCCGGCAACAGAGAGCCGTCGCGCCCCAAATCCTTCTCGAGAGCCTCCAACCAGTAG